In one Fusarium keratoplasticum isolate Fu6.1 chromosome 5, whole genome shotgun sequence genomic region, the following are encoded:
- a CDS encoding Endopolygalacturonase 1, translated as MISSLFMLAGFAASALAHPTSLEARAGCTFTDTASAIAGKGSCSTIILNNIAVPAGTTLDLTKLKDGTHVIFQGKTTFGYKEWEGPLIAFTGNNLLIEGASGHSIDCQGQRWWDTKGSNGGKTKPKFFSAHSLKNSNIKNLNVLNTPVQAFSINGVTNLGVYGVHMDNSLGDTQGGHNTDAFDVGSSTGVYISGAVVKNQDDCLAINSGTNITFTGGNCSGGHGLSIGSVGGRSDNVVKTVRILNSVIANSDNGVRIKTVYGATGSVSDVKYDTITLQNIAKYGIVIEQDYDNGSPKGTPSAGVPITDVTINKVVGTVKSSGTDVYILCASCKNWTWTGNSVTGGKKSDKCKGVPTGASC; from the exons ATGATTTCCTCTTTGTTCATGCTCGCTGGCTTTGCCGCCTCGGCTCTTGCCCACCCTACCTCTCTGGAAGCTCGCGCTGGCTGCACTTTCACTGACACTGCCTCTGCTATCGCGGGCAAGGGCAGCTGCTCGACCATCATCCTCAATAACATTGCTGTCCCTGCGGGAACTACTCTGGACttgaccaagctcaaggatggcacCCAT GTCATCTTCCAGGGCAAGACTACCTTTGGCTACAAGGAATGGGAGGGCCCTCTCATTGCCTTTACCGGAAACAACCTTCTTATTGAGGGAGCCTCTGGCCACTCCATTGACTGCCAGGGCCAGCGCTGGTGGGATACCAAGGGAAGCAACGGCGGCAAgaccaagcccaagttcTTCAGCGCCCACTCCCTCAAGAactccaacatcaagaacctcaacGTCCTGAACACCCCTGTTCAGGCCTTCAGCATCAACGGCGTCACCAACCTTGGCGTCTACGGTGTTCACATGGACAACTCTCTGGGCGACACCCAGGGTGGTCACAACACTGATGCTTTTGACGTCGGATCATCCACCGGTGTTTACATCTCTGGTGCTGTTGTCAAGAACCAGGACGACTGCCTCGCCATCAACTCTGGCACCAACATTACCTTCACTGGAGGAAACTGCAGcggtggccatggcctgTCCATCGGCTCCGTTGGTGGCCGCTCGGACAATGTTGTCAAGACTGTCCGCATCCTCAACTCCGTCATTGCCAACTCTGACAACGGTGTCCGCATCAAGACTGTTTATGGAGCGACCGGCTCTGTTTCCGATGTCAAGTATGACACGATCACCCTCCAAAACATTGCCAAGTACGGCATCGTCATTGAGCAGGATTATGACAACGGCTCTCCCAAGGGTACTCCCAGTGCTGGTGTTCCCATCACTgatgtcaccatcaacaaggtcGTTGGCACTGTCAAGTCGAGCGGAACCGACGTTTACATTCTCTGCGCCAGCTGCAAGAACTGGACCTGGACTGGCAACAGTGTCACTGGTGGCAAGAAGTCTGACAAGTGCAAGGGAGTCCCCACTGGAGCTTCTTGCTAA